One part of the Andrena cerasifolii isolate SP2316 chromosome 4, iyAndCera1_principal, whole genome shotgun sequence genome encodes these proteins:
- the Dbp73d gene encoding putative ATP-dependent RNA helicase Dbp73D, translating into MSLFVINRYEGEKEVETKNEKKHLSELLKRIEERKQERATKKESSVSQEHRDVKESDPKKRKRKKEKEIPDTSIDSSVTESNIETQNADQGKLRKKKKRKKKDIQNVENNGESETIETKDKTVQDESTDNQEKGISNKLANSNTLEQQIPEKPSNFLVLGAKTKRKIREVKRVLPEWLANPQVIPIDLNSGPTIEELNSVLDSKLVEALKANGISKLFPVQASMISWLLQGNLDRQQGWWLRDTCVSAPTGSGKTLAYVLPIIQILQSRLVPKIRCLVVVPVQELAAQVYKVMVTYTSHTSLKVCLLSGASSFQQEQNSILKKTARGGYVSLVDIVVATPGRLVDHILKTSGFSLNDLRFLVIDEADRAANWLEYLPEPHHHPPRLTLFNMRHSKVPAQKLLFSATLSQDPEKLNRLGLFQPILFTSVLVSGKDEDVNLDKEVDYFVGRYTSPEELTELAVECAAEYKPVALYQLLIRNDTISKTLIFTNSGKTAHRLTLLLESFLSEKNVTIGELSAQLMPKQREDMLGKFAAGEIQILVSSDALARGVDIPDVQVVITYDPPKHIKGYIHRAGRTGRAGKPGKAISLLTSKQVGIFKHMLNNAHKAVPDIEKLELDSIANAISYSSHVEKLKEVLGEEKQNNMQRVKAVKRIQSVVTE; encoded by the exons ATGAGTTTGTTCGTAATAAATAG GTATGAGGGTGAGAAAGAGGTggaaacaaaaaatgaaaagaaacatCTCTCTGAATTATTAAAGAGAATAGAAGAGCGTAAACAGGAGAGGGCAACCAAGAAAGAAAGTTCAGTCTCGCAAGAACATAGAGACGTGAAAGAATCTGACCCtaaaaaaaggaagaggaaaaaagaaaaagaaattccAGATACTTCTATTGATAGCAGTGTCACAGAAAGCAATATCGAAACACAGAATGCGGATCAGGGAAAGTtacgtaaaaagaaaaaaaggaagaaaaaggatATCCAAAATGTAGAGAACAATGGAGAATCTGAGACTATTGAAACTAAAGATAAAACTGTGCAAGATGAAAGCACGGATAATCAAGAAAAGGGAATATCTAATAAATTAGCAAATTCAAACACTTTAGAACAACAAATACCAGAAAAACCTAGCAACTTCCTGGTTCTAGGTgctaaaactaaaagaaaaattcGTGAAGTCAAGAGGGTACTACCAGAATGGTTGGCTAATCCGCAAGTTATACCAATTGATTTAAATAGTGGTCCAACTATAGAAGAATTGAATTCAGTTCTAGATTCTAAACTTGTTGAAGCTTTGAAAGCTAATGGTATCAGTAAATTGTTTCCGGTTCAAGCAAGTATGATTTCGTGGTTACTGCAGGGTAATCTGGATAGGCAACAGGGATGGTGGTTACGCGATACATGTGTGTCTGCTCCTACTGGCAGTG GTAAGACTTtggcatacgttttgccaattATACAAATATTACAATCACGTTTGGTACCAAAAATACGTTGTTTAGTTGTTGTACCAGTACAAGAATTAGCAGCCCAAGTTTACAAAGTGATGGTTACGTATACATCACACACAAGCCTCAAAGTTTGTCTACTTTCTGGTGCATCTTCCTTTCAGCAAGAACAAAATAGTATTCTTAAAAAGA CTGCCAGAGGAGGTTATGTATCGTTGGTGGATATAGTTGTTGCTACACCTGGACGTTTAGTTGACCACATATTAAAAACGTCAGGATTTTCCTTGAATGATCTGAGATTTCTTGTTATTGATGAAGCAGATAGAGCCGCGAATTGGTTAGAATATCTTCCCGAGCCTCATCATCATCCTCCACGGTTAACATTGTTCAACATGCGTCACAG caaaGTTCCAGCTCAGAAACTACTATTCAGTGCAACCTTGTCCCAAGATCCCGAGAAACTGAATCGCCTTGGACTGTTTCAACCAATATTGTTTACTTCCGTTCTGGTATCTGGCAAAGATGAGGATGTGAACTTGGATAAAGAAGTAGATTACTTTGTTGGTCGTTATACAAGTCCTGAAGAACTAACAGAACTTGCGGTAGAATGCGCGGCAGAGTACAAGCCGGTCGCTTTGTACCAGCTACTAATTAGGAACGATACGATCTCCAAGACATTAATATTTACGAATTCGGGCAAAACTGCCCACAGATTGACTCTTTTACTCGAATCGTTTTTATCCGAAAAGAACGTAACGATTGGGGAGCTTTCAGCCCAACTTATGCCAAAGCAGCGCGAAGATATGCTTGGAAAATTTGCTGCTGGAGAAATCCAAAT ACTCGTGAGCTCGGATGCGTTGGCAAGAGGCGTAGATATTCCAGACGTGCAAGTAGTTATAACCTACGATCCTCCTAAACACATTAAAGGTTACATTCACAGAGCAGGCAGAACTGGTCGCGCTGGGAAGCCCGGCAAAGCGATATCTCTTCTTACATCCAAGCAAGTGGGAATATTTAAACATATGTTGAATAATGCTCATAAAGCGGTACCAGATATCGAGAAATTAGAGTTAGATTCTATCGCAAATGCGATTAGTTATTCCAGTCATGTAGAGAAATTAAAGGAAGTCCTCggagaagagaagcagaataaTATGCAACGCGTGAAAGCTGTTAAACGAATTCAATCGGTAGTTACAgagtaa
- the LOC143368018 gene encoding zinc finger protein 862-like, which produces MSKELAIDTSIAGPSDAAIRSSGAELDSSSDTTFVVPAAKKVKRQAFRQAWLKDPQFQFWLQETEDPYQVKCTVCSKFVKAAKGSLQHHANTTTHSANMQRKPGASISVPSDATTTRPGASVAGPSDAAIRSSDTETDSNSDTTFVVPAAKKVFRQTFREAWLKDPQFQSWLEPVKDNPYKGRCRACSKFVAAIRTDLNNHANSRAHCMNMIHQKEALAGTVERTFAGQVKSAEMRVCMDALEHNRSFQFYCHFIEMLQKALPEPDILSHMSLNKKKMTAIVKNVINKSIIAETTDRLQGKFFSVLIDETTDITNMKILCFLIRYVHNDQIQSYLLDLIRISDSTADNLYKCLLHSLNKNNLSLSNMVGVCVDNANGMVGAQNSLASRLLEDNPDMCVFPCICHSMHLVASHACKCLPPFIEEFLHAIYSYFARNPKRLSHLKEVQQFMNVEQLKVLQPSGTRWMAVSDCVKGVLNQWGPLYSAMATAASEKESDLAVKIYDFMNCRFTKAYLEFLSYALDAIININKLFQTSNVVIHCLLSECYTLLRLLAGNFIKAEYIGRSDIHKIDVEKEENLLALETIYPGSNCVNTLSEIENSSGEGDHEKITEFYRNVKKFYQSAFQNIVKRMPFDEIFLDSLDFLNPAIALDINRHRKGHLACILKKFKSKNFNEAAVIDEWRSVACFSSDEDKEKLRALGVAQFWHHISSLQNVLDGSYKFKNISKLAQLCLSLPHSNADVERYFSLVTKIKTKDRNRLQPDTIAALTRIKLYLKNKNANCFKYEMTDRMLNLFNANMYNIDAIPKKLNGILLPDEPDESEISENPDSTQASK; this is translated from the exons aTGAGCAAAGAATTAG CTATTGATACTAGTATTGCTGGACCCAGTGATGCAGCTATTAGAAGCTCAGGTGCAGAGCTTGATTCAA GCAGTGATACCACCTTCGTTGTCCCCGCTGCAAAGAAAGTAAAGAGGCAAGCATTTCGCCAAGCTTGGCTAAAGGACCCACAGTTCCAATTCTGGCTTCAAGAAACTGAGGATCCGTACCAAGTCAAGTGTACAGTCTGCTCCAAATTTGTAAAAGCTGCCAAAGGTTCCCTACAACACCACGCCAACACTACGACGCATAGCGCGAACATGCAACGGAAACCGGGAGCATCAATTTCTGTACCTAGCGATGCAACTACCACTCGCCCCGGTGCCAGTGTTGCCGGACCAAGCGATGCAGCTATTAGAAGCTCAGATACAGAGACTGATTCAA ACAGTGATACCACCTTCGTAGTCCCTGCTGCGAAGAAAGTATTTCGGCAAACGTTTCGAGAAGCTTGGCTAAAGGACCCACAGTTTCAATCGTGGCTTGAACCAGTTAAAGACAACCCGTACAAGGGAAGGTGCAGAGCGTGCTCGAAATTTGTTGCAGCAATCAGAACTGACCTAAACAATCATGCAAACAGCAGAGCGCATTGCATGAACATGATACATCAAAAAGAGGCACTCGCAGGTACAGTCGAAAGGACTTTTGCAGGGCAAGTAAAGTCGGCAGAAATGAGAGTATGCATGGATGCACTGGAGCACAATAGATCATTTCAATTCTACTGCCACTTTATTGAAATGCTGCAGAAGGCATTGCCAGAGCCAGATATACTCTCGCACATGTCTCTGAACAAAAAGAAAATGACAGCTATTGTAAAGAACGTAATAAATAAGTCGATTATTGCAGAAACCACAGACAGATTACAGGGCAAATTCTTTTCTGTTTTGATAGATGAAACTACAGACATAactaatatgaaaattttatgtTTCTTAATACGGTATGTCCACAACGATCAGATACAAAGCTATTTATTAGATTTAATTAGGATTTCGGATAGTACAGCAGACAACTTATACAAGTGCCTTTTACATTCTTTGAACAAGAACAATTTGTCTCTGAGCAATATGGTTGGCGTGTGCGTTGACAATGCGAATGGCATGGTGGGAGCACAGAACTCATTGGCTTCCCGTCTGTTAGAAGACAATCCGGACATGTGCGTGTTCCCGTGCATCTGCCATTCGATGCATTTGGTGGCATCACATGCGTGCAAATGTTTGCCACCGTTCATAGAGGAATTCTTACATGCAATTTATTCATACTTTGCACGAAATCCGAAACGGCTGTCTCATTTAAAAGAGGTGCAACAGTTTATGAACGTTGAACAACTAAAAGTTCTACAGCCATCCGGAACCAGATGGATGGCAGTGTCGGATTGTGTTAAAGGAGTTTTAAATCAATGGGGACCTTTATATAGTGCCATGGCGACGGCAGCATCGGAAAAGGAGTCCGACCTCGCGGTGAAAATATATGATTTTATGAATTGCCGTTTTACTAAGGCGTATTTGGAATTTTTATCTTACGCCTTAGATGCAATTATTAACATCAACAAACTATTTCAGACCTCGAATGTTGTAATTCATTGTCTACTCTCTGAATGTTATACGTTGTTGAGATTATTGGCAGGCAATTTTATAAAGGCAGAATATATTGGGCGCTCCGATATACATAAAATAGATGTGGAGAAGGAAGAGAATTTACTGGCACTGGAAACGATTTATCCAGGATCGAACTGCGTAAACACGCTAAGTGAAATTGAAAATAGCAGCGGCGAAGGAGATCATGAAAAGATTACAGAATTTTATAGaaacgtaaaaaaattttatcaatccgccttccaaaatattgtaaaaagaaTGCCGttcgatgaaatatttttagaTTCGCTAGATTTTTTAAACCCGGCTATAGCTTTAGACATTAACAGACATAGGAAGGGCCATTTAGCctgtattttaaagaaatttaaatctaaaaattttaacgaaGCGGCTGTAATAGATGAGTGGCGTTCGGTGGCATGTTTTTCGTCAGACGAGGATAAAGAAAAATTACGAGCACTCGGTGTTGCTCAATTCTGGCACCACATTAGCAGCCTTCAAAATGTTTTAGACGGTTCCTacaaattcaaaaatatatcaAAACTAGCACAGCTGTGCTTGTCGTTGCCTCATTCAAACGCTGACGTGGAACGATATTTTTCCcttgtaacaaaaataaaaactaaagatCGAAATAGATTGCAGCCAGACACAATAGCTGCATTAACcagaattaaattatatttaaaaaataaaaatgcaaactGCTTCAAATACGAAATGACAGATAGGAtgctaaatttatttaatgctaACATGTACAATATAGACGCAATACCAAAAAAGCTCAATGGAATTTTATTGCCAGATGAGCCGGATGAGAGTGAGATCAGCGagaacccagatagcacacaggcGTCCAAGTAA